One Microlunatus soli genomic window carries:
- a CDS encoding GH92 family glycosyl hydrolase: MYRSPRPLRPSSLRRRRTAWRLGALAVASIVLGSLLLPHGRAVAEPEPDSAAEFASSLEAQDPQPDWSSATVKSSGVVRSTTDDTPGFRTAVGNGPTEADTAKTEVGFSGLKALHYAGHQQTADRSYAYNKLFAVDIPVTAATTLSYKIFPELMNPHLGKGLPTPSSYVSVDLEFSDGTHLRDLRVEDQHGYRLTADQQGASKTLYANQWNAVTAVIGERAAGKTISRILLDYDNPDTGAGDFSGWLDDIVIAHTAPRPDRDSLVDWVDTTRGTNSNGDFSRGNTIPATAVPHGFNFWTPVTDAGTTRWLYRYQEDNNAANQPQIQAFSLSHEPYPWGGERNTIQVMPAEGADEPDPDRTARAMAFSHDHEVAKPYYYGVTLDNGLRAEIAPTDHAAMMRFRFTGDTSNLIFDNITNDGGITLDPESGTLTGYTDVGVESRARMFVYATFDRPVRKGAKLDPSGRSDVAGYYQFDTSADSDKTVTMRIATSLISIDQAKRNLQQEITDDDTFETVRDRAKKLWNDKLAVITDVRGATPDQLTTLYSSLYRLNLYPNSSYENTGTVADPDLRHASDYAAPVSDSTPTRTGAKIISGISYRPSNFWDTYRTSWPADALFYPEQTGRLIEGSLSQFRESDWIATGMVGSSSDVSFADAYLKGVTGFDIKTAYRAAVKNATVAPTEKGGREGLERAIFLGYTPTTTPESVSRTTENAINDFGIAQLSEALYRLSAPNDPERETYQTNARYFLDRAREYAHLFDPKINFFQGRDDDGDWRQAPEDYNPDEWGCQYTEANGWGMAFATPQDGRGLANLYGGRKALADRLDEYFSTTSTAEYPGCYGNVIHEMREAAYMQMGQFALNNQPDHHMPYMYNFTDKPYRTQKVVREALARQFVGSEIGQGYPGDEDTGEMSAWYVFSALGFYPLQVGLPEYAIGSPLFTSATINLENGHKIVVNAPKNSAKNIYVQGLKINGESYRRTTLPHDLLAKGAVLDFDLGPQPSRWGAGRDDAPDSITDGDEPPQPLQDLTGSKHGTASSTDGAVDELFDNTSETQSRLDSDEPAVTWRFAGGSEQTAQLYTVTSGARTEDPTGWILQGSTDGTTWTTIDHRSKQSFDWRRQTRVFAIKHPAAFSRYRIKFSGPSKQPIALSEIQLLGRPPSQPGKALDAELTAEQPLALPQDEPTTSEAQLTVDATAPGTAEITIGDIEAPQGWTVEPRQKTLELESDGKPVQGTVPFTVTIPGGTPEGEYPVAATVTMPGAAPVRSVALYRVTEKIAFDTGTADEQPWLSDADGSQVDGGGNRFADNANHFTYTFALPQQSTGATVTLLIDNQFRVQASADGKDWTDVLVEEREIRDGSNRAERSVDLAPYLGSDNTVSVKVSDSFPDDGWGGRVGHVTVTMSR; encoded by the coding sequence GTGTATCGATCACCCCGTCCGCTACGTCCGTCGTCGCTCCGTCGTCGGCGTACGGCGTGGCGCCTGGGCGCTCTGGCCGTCGCCTCGATCGTCCTCGGCAGCCTGCTGCTGCCTCACGGACGAGCGGTCGCCGAGCCGGAACCGGACTCCGCGGCCGAATTCGCGTCGTCGCTGGAGGCGCAGGACCCGCAGCCCGATTGGTCGAGCGCGACCGTGAAGTCCTCCGGTGTGGTTCGCAGCACGACCGACGACACCCCTGGTTTCCGGACGGCGGTCGGCAACGGACCGACGGAGGCCGACACGGCCAAGACCGAGGTCGGGTTCAGCGGTCTCAAGGCCCTGCACTATGCCGGACACCAGCAGACAGCGGACCGCAGCTATGCCTACAACAAGCTCTTCGCCGTCGACATCCCGGTGACCGCGGCCACCACACTGTCCTACAAGATCTTCCCGGAGCTGATGAATCCTCATCTGGGTAAGGGATTGCCGACACCCAGTAGCTATGTCTCGGTGGACCTGGAGTTCAGCGACGGGACCCATCTACGAGACCTCCGGGTCGAAGATCAACACGGCTACCGGCTGACCGCCGACCAGCAGGGCGCGTCGAAGACGCTGTATGCCAACCAGTGGAACGCCGTCACCGCGGTGATCGGCGAACGGGCCGCCGGCAAGACCATCTCGCGGATCCTGTTGGACTACGACAATCCCGACACCGGAGCGGGCGACTTCAGCGGGTGGCTCGACGACATCGTGATCGCTCACACCGCCCCGCGACCGGACCGGGACAGTCTGGTCGATTGGGTGGACACCACCCGAGGTACCAACAGCAACGGCGACTTCTCCCGCGGCAACACCATCCCCGCTACCGCCGTCCCGCACGGATTCAACTTCTGGACACCGGTCACCGATGCCGGCACCACCCGCTGGCTCTACCGCTATCAGGAGGACAACAACGCCGCCAACCAGCCGCAGATCCAGGCATTCTCCTTGAGTCACGAACCCTACCCGTGGGGCGGTGAACGCAACACCATCCAGGTGATGCCGGCCGAAGGGGCGGACGAGCCCGATCCGGATCGGACGGCACGGGCGATGGCGTTCAGTCATGATCATGAGGTCGCCAAGCCCTACTACTACGGTGTGACCCTGGACAACGGCCTGCGGGCCGAGATCGCGCCCACCGATCATGCCGCGATGATGCGCTTCCGCTTCACCGGCGACACCTCGAACCTGATCTTCGACAACATCACCAACGACGGCGGCATCACGCTGGACCCGGAGTCCGGGACGCTGACCGGCTACACCGACGTCGGCGTGGAATCCCGGGCCCGGATGTTCGTCTACGCGACCTTCGACCGACCGGTGCGCAAGGGGGCGAAACTCGATCCGAGTGGTCGCTCCGATGTCGCCGGCTACTACCAGTTCGACACGTCGGCCGACAGCGACAAGACCGTCACGATGCGGATCGCGACCTCCTTGATCAGCATCGATCAGGCGAAACGGAACCTGCAGCAGGAGATCACCGACGACGACACGTTCGAGACCGTGAGGGATCGGGCCAAGAAGCTGTGGAACGACAAGTTGGCGGTGATCACCGACGTCCGGGGCGCGACACCGGACCAGCTGACCACCCTGTATTCCAGCCTGTATCGACTCAACCTGTATCCCAACTCCAGCTACGAGAACACCGGCACCGTGGCCGATCCCGATCTTCGCCACGCCAGCGATTATGCGGCGCCGGTCTCGGACAGCACGCCGACCAGGACCGGCGCCAAGATCATCTCGGGCATCTCGTATCGGCCGAGCAACTTCTGGGACACCTATCGCACCTCCTGGCCGGCCGACGCGCTGTTCTATCCTGAGCAGACCGGGCGGCTGATCGAGGGGTCGCTGAGCCAGTTCCGGGAGAGTGACTGGATCGCCACCGGGATGGTCGGCAGCAGTTCTGACGTCTCGTTCGCCGATGCCTACCTGAAGGGCGTGACCGGCTTCGACATCAAGACCGCCTACCGGGCCGCAGTGAAGAACGCCACCGTGGCTCCGACCGAGAAGGGCGGACGAGAAGGCCTCGAACGCGCGATCTTCCTCGGCTACACACCGACCACGACCCCGGAGAGCGTCTCCCGGACCACCGAGAACGCGATCAACGACTTCGGCATCGCCCAGCTGTCCGAGGCGCTCTACCGGTTGAGTGCGCCGAACGACCCGGAGCGTGAGACCTACCAGACCAACGCCCGCTACTTCCTGGACCGGGCACGCGAGTACGCCCACCTCTTCGATCCGAAGATCAACTTCTTCCAGGGCCGCGACGACGATGGTGACTGGCGGCAGGCGCCGGAGGACTACAACCCCGACGAGTGGGGCTGCCAGTACACCGAGGCCAACGGCTGGGGGATGGCGTTCGCCACCCCGCAGGACGGTCGGGGATTGGCCAACCTGTACGGCGGCAGGAAGGCGCTGGCCGACCGGCTGGACGAATACTTCAGCACCACTTCGACCGCGGAGTACCCCGGCTGCTACGGCAACGTCATCCACGAGATGCGAGAGGCGGCGTACATGCAGATGGGGCAGTTCGCGCTGAACAACCAACCGGACCACCACATGCCGTACATGTACAACTTCACCGACAAGCCGTATCGGACCCAGAAAGTCGTCCGGGAGGCGCTGGCCCGCCAGTTCGTCGGCAGCGAGATCGGCCAGGGCTATCCGGGCGACGAGGACACCGGCGAGATGTCGGCGTGGTACGTCTTCAGTGCGCTCGGCTTCTACCCGTTGCAGGTCGGGCTGCCGGAGTACGCGATCGGCTCGCCGCTGTTCACCTCGGCGACGATCAATCTGGAGAACGGCCACAAGATCGTCGTCAACGCACCGAAGAACAGCGCGAAGAACATCTATGTCCAGGGGCTGAAGATCAACGGCGAGAGCTACCGCAGGACGACACTGCCGCACGATCTGCTGGCCAAGGGGGCGGTGCTGGACTTCGACCTGGGACCGCAACCGTCCCGCTGGGGTGCCGGACGTGACGATGCGCCGGACTCGATCACCGACGGCGACGAACCACCGCAGCCGCTGCAGGATCTGACCGGCAGCAAGCACGGCACCGCCTCGAGCACCGACGGTGCGGTCGACGAACTCTTCGACAACACCTCCGAGACGCAGTCCCGTCTCGACTCCGACGAGCCGGCTGTCACCTGGAGATTTGCCGGCGGAAGCGAGCAGACCGCACAGCTCTACACCGTGACGTCCGGGGCCAGGACCGAGGACCCGACCGGCTGGATCCTGCAGGGCTCGACCGACGGCACGACCTGGACGACGATCGACCACCGGAGCAAGCAGAGTTTCGACTGGCGCCGCCAGACCCGCGTCTTCGCGATCAAGCATCCGGCCGCGTTCAGTCGGTATCGGATCAAGTTCAGCGGGCCGTCGAAGCAGCCGATCGCGTTGTCGGAGATCCAGTTGCTCGGCCGGCCGCCGTCGCAACCGGGCAAGGCGCTGGACGCCGAGTTGACGGCCGAGCAACCGCTGGCGCTGCCGCAGGACGAGCCGACCACGTCGGAGGCGCAGCTCACCGTCGACGCCACCGCGCCCGGGACCGCGGAGATCACGATCGGCGACATCGAAGCGCCGCAGGGCTGGACCGTCGAACCCCGGCAGAAGACCCTCGAGCTGGAGTCGGACGGCAAGCCGGTGCAGGGCACCGTCCCGTTCACCGTCACGATCCCGGGAGGGACTCCCGAGGGCGAATACCCGGTGGCAGCGACAGTGACGATGCCCGGCGCCGCACCGGTCCGGAGCGTCGCGCTCTACCGGGTCACCGAGAAGATCGCCTTCGACACCGGGACGGCCGACGAGCAGCCCTGGCTGTCCGATGCCGACGGTTCCCAGGTGGACGGTGGCGGCAACAGGTTCGCCGACAACGCCAACCACTTCACCTACACCTTCGCGCTGCCACAACAGTCGACCGGGGCGACGGTGACGTTACTGATCGACAACCAGTTCCGGGTGCAGGCCAGTGCTGACGGCAAGGACTGGACCGATGTGTTGGTCGAGGAGCGGGAGATCAGGGACGGCTCCAACCGGGCCGAGCGCAGTGTTGATCTTGCTCCCTATCTCGGCAGTGACAACACCGTCTCGGTGAAGGTGTCGGACAGCTTCCCCGACGACGGTTGGGGAGGCCGTGTCGGTCACGTCACCGTGACGATGAGTCGCTGA